A stretch of Saccharomyces eubayanus strain FM1318 chromosome I, whole genome shotgun sequence DNA encodes these proteins:
- the SPC72 gene encoding gamma-tubulin complex subunit SPC72: MQLGLWLSFASVCVYILCIYIYYFNWNREISYQQYWIKKVGTQQNRTLVMVQHWISGGRHLHNSGNDGEDDDSEFANSMDSGMTIPSFRDSLTTRSSQNDPLKPAIVNDSSKVKHLEKELTSAKIKIQVLYEYIRKISSKDASLPSMINDNELKNSTIEGLNAEINSLKQTLHTREVEYQDTLQFVQENLENSETIVNTINNLLSFILSHFNGDDDDAHILDDEERGVLDETLQLSSDYVLEKMDTLSKFVIKFLEDFLQGARTQPEEKVTSLAQSSPAGSHLEDHSLSSKENLDEKAHEENNNIDAENVMANSTSLPILNSESRFEKTLDTQLEIVIENLHKEYDQFINSIRLKFEKSQKLEKLLASKLNEQSLLLDSLELKENSNATMEKQDFLISQLKQKIHSQSVMMEEFEHMKENFNRMEQNEKILTKELETLTKINKLKENNWDNYINDLEKQINDLQIDKSEEFEIVQSQLDKLDLENYELKNRINTLDGQNLVLSQYETNFIKFNQNLLLHLNNVFHILQKILQESSIIQFDKKMKSINSIPNALKNLNVIQPKLESLYTFIETALESIIDSYISSLIATGSSEQQQSNEVIATPNKELNLRIEELQRRWISERERRKLDANASEARIRALEQENESLRSKLFKLSINNS, from the coding sequence ATGCAACTGGGCCTTTGGCTTAGTTTTGCCTCTGTCtgtgtatatattctttgtatatatatttattattttaatTGGAATCGCGAAATTTCATATCAGCAATACTGGATCAAAAAGGTGGGAACACAACAAAATAGAACGCTAGTCATGGTGCAACACTGGATTAGTGGCGGTAGGCATCTCCACAACAGTGGCAACGACGGTGAAGATGACGACAGCGAATTCGCAAACTCGATGGATTCCGGAATGACCATACCGTCCTTCAGGGACTCCCTGACCACAAGATCATCGCAAAACGATCCTTTGAAGCCTGCCATAGTCAACGACTCCAGTAAGGTCAagcatttggaaaaggagcTGACCAGCGCTAAGATCAAGATCCAGGTGCTGTATGAATACATCCGCAAAATTTCCAGCAAGGATGCTAGTTTGCCGTCGATGATCAACGACAATGAACTCAAGAATTCCACAATCGAGGGCCTGAATGCCGAGATCAATAGTTTGAAACAGACCCTACACACAAGGGAGGTCGAGTATCAAGACACGCTGCAGTTCGTGCaggaaaatttggaaaattcaGAAACTATCGTCAACACAATCAACAATCTACTATCCTTTATATTATCCCATTTCAACGgcgacgacgatgatgcCCATATTCTTGATGATGAGGAGAGAGGGGTTTTGGACGAGACTCTACAATTGAGCTCAGACTATGTGCTAGAGAAAATGGACACTCTATCTAAATTCGTTATCAAGTTCTTGGAAGACTTCTTGCAGGGAGCTCGAACGCAGCCTGAGGAGAAGGTCACTTCACTGGCTCAATCTTCACCTGCGGGATCACACCTCGAAGATCACTCACTGTCTAGTAAAGAAAACCTGGATGAAAAGGCACATGAggaaaataacaatattGACGCCGAAAATGTAATGGCAAATAGTACGTCTTTACCTATATTAAATAGCGAATCCCGGTTTGAGAAAACCTTGGACACTCAGTTAGAGATTGTCATTGAAAACCTACACAAGGAATATGACCAGTTTATTAATTCTATCAGattgaaatttgaaaaatcgcAAAAGTTGGAAAAGCTATTAGCGTCCAAACTAAATGAACAATCCCTTTTACTAGATTCCTTagaattgaaggaaaattcGAATGCTACCATGGAGAAACAAGACTTCTTGATATCTCAATTAAAGCAGAAAATACACTCACAATCTGTAATGATGGAGGAGTTTGAACACATGaaggaaaatttcaatagaatggaacaaaatgagaaaatattgaccaaagaattggaaaccCTTACGAAAATCAAcaaattaaaggaaaacaacTGGGATAATTACATCAATGATCTGGAAAAGCAAATAAACGATCTTCAAATCGACAAGTCTGAGGAATTCGAGATAGTACAAAGTCAATTAGACAAATTGGATTTAGAAAATtatgaattgaaaaaccGGATAAATACTCTGGATGGTCAAAATCTGGTGCTATCACAATATGAAacaaatttcatcaaattcaatCAGAATCTTTTATTACACCTTAATAACGTTTTCCATATTCTACAGAAAATCTTACAAGAAAGCTCCATCATACaatttgacaaaaaaatgaaatcaataAACTCAATACCAAatgcattgaaaaatttgaacgTAATTCAACCAAAACTAGAATCGTTGTACACATTCATAGAGACCGCCTTAGAGTCCATAATAGATTCCTACATCTCCTCATTAATAGCCACGGGTTCTTCagaacaacaacagagCAATGAAGTAATAGCAACCCCAAATAAAGAATTGAACCTACGAATAGAAGAGCTACAAAGAAGATGGATTTCCGAAAGAGAAAGACGGAAATTAGATGCAAACGCTTCAGAAGCTCGAATCAGAGCTTtagaacaagaaaacgaGTCATTAAGATCGAAGCTTTTTAAATTATCAATTAATAATTCTTAA
- the GEM1 gene encoding ERMES complex Ca(2+)-binding regulatory GTPase GEM1, with product MTKETIRVVICGDEGVGKSSLIVSLTKAEFIPIIQDVLPPITIPRDFSSSPSYSPKNTVLIDTTDSDLMVLDHELKSADVIWLVYCDHESYEHVSLFWLPHFRSLGLNIPVILCKNKCDSISSANANAMMASADIDTKVEDEEFIPILMEFKEIDTCIKTSAKTQFDLNQAFYLCQRAITHPISPLFDAMVGELKPLAVMALKRIFLLSDLNQDSYLDDNEVLGLQKKCFNKSIDVNELNFIKDLLLDISKDNQEYANRKLYVPGKGITKDGFLVLNKIYAERGRHETTWAILRTFHYTDSLCINDKILHPRLFVPETSSVELSPKGYRFLVDIFLKFDADNDGGLNNQELHHIFKCTPGLPKSWTLTNFPFSTVVNNKSCITLQGWLAQWSMTTFLNYNTTTEYLVYFGFQEDAKLAVQVTKQRKMRRRSGKLYRSSVNDRKVFNCFVIGKPCCGKSSLLEAFLGRSFSELYSPTIKPRIAVNSLELKGGKQYYLILQELGEQEYAILENKEKLKECDVICLTYDSSDPESFSYLVSLLDKFTHLQDLPLVFVASKADLDKQQQRCHMQPDELADELFVNHPLHISSRWLSSLNELFIRITEAALDPGKNTPGLPEEATTKDADYRQTALILGSTVGFVALCSFTLMKLFKPSSFHK from the coding sequence ATGActaaagaaacaattaGAGTGGTGATATGCGGTGACGAAGGCGTTGGTAAATCAAGTCTAATTGTTTCCTTAACGAAAGCTGAATTCATACCCATTATACAAGACGTTTTACCACCAATTACTATCCCAAGAGACTTTTCGTCATCACCTTCATATTCCCCAAAGAATACAGTACTTATAGACACTACAGATTCGGACCTCATGGTTTTGGACCATGAATTGAAATCTGCCGATGTCATTTGGCTTGTTTATTGCGATCACGAATCATACGAGCAtgtttcccttttttgGTTACCTCATTTCAGATCTTTGGGACTAAATATCCCAGTCATTCTTTGCAAAAACAAGTGTGACTCTATATCGAGTGCCAATGCGAATGCAATGATGGCATCAGCGGATATTGATACCAAGGTAGAGGACGAAGAGTTTATTCCAATTTTAATGGAATTTAAGGAAATCGACACCTGTATCAAAACAAGCGCCAAGACTCAATTTGATCTCAATCAAGCGTTCTACCTTTGTCAAAGGGCTATAACTCACCCAATTTCTCCCCTGTTTGATGCGATGGTGGGAGAATTGAAGCCATTGGCCGTCATggctttgaaaagaattttccttttgagtGATTTGAACCAAGACTCATATTTGGATGATAACGAGGTATTAGGcctacaaaaaaaatgctttAACAAGAGTATCGATGTAAATGAGCTGAACTTCATTAAGGATTTGCTACTCGATATTTCTAAAGATAATCAAGAGTACGCTAATCGAAAGCTATACGTACCAGGAAAAGGTATCACCAAGGATGGATTTCTTGTactaaacaaaatatatgCCGAAAGAGGAAGACATGAGACTACGTGGGCCATATTAAGGACCTTTCATTATACAGATTCCCTTTGtattaatgataaaattcttcatcCGAGATTGTTTGTGCCTGAAACTTCTAGTGTGGAGTTGAGCCCCAAAGGTTACAGATTTCTTGtggatattttcttgaaatttgatGCCGATAATGATGGTGGTTTGAATAATCAAGAATTGCACCATATCTTCAAGTGTACACCGGGATTACCAAAATCATGGACCTTGACAAACTTCCCCTTCTCTACGGTAGTAAACAACAAGAGCTGCATTACTTTACAAGGTTGGCTAGCACAATGGAGTATGACGACGTTCCTGAACTATAACACGACTACAGAATACTTAGTATATTTTGGCTTTCAGGAAGATGCAAAGCTGGCTGTACAAGTAAccaagcaaagaaaaatgaggCGTCGTTCCGGGAAGCTGTATAGATCGAGTGTTAACGACAGGAAAGTCTTTAACTGCTTTGTCATCGGGAAGCCATGCTGTGGGAAAAGTTCTTTATTGGAGGCTTTTTTGGGCAGATCGTTCTCAGAGTTGTATTCTCCAACGATCAAGCCAAGGATTGCTGTCAACAGTTTGGAACTAAAAGGTGGCAAACAGTACTATCTAATTTTGCAAGAATTGGGCGAACAAGAATACGCCATACTAgagaataaagaaaaattaaaggagTGTGATGTGATCTGTCTAACGTACGATTCGAGCGATCCGGAGTCGTTCTCCTATTTGGTTTCGCTCCTGGACAAATTCACCCACCTACAAGATCTACCATTGGTATTTGTGGCCTCCAAGGCAGACCTAGATAAACAGCAACAAAGATGTCACATGCAACCCGATGAACTAGCAGATGAGCTTTTCGTGAACCACCCATTGCACATATCATCGAGGTGGTTAAGTTCACTAAATGAGCTGTTCATCAGAATCACGGAAGCTGCACTGGATCCTGGTAAAAACACCCCAGGGTTGCCAGAAGAAGCCACGACAAAGGACGCAGACTACAGACAAACAGCTCTCATCTTAGGGTCTACCGTCGGTTTTGTGGCTCTCTGCT
- the BOL1 gene encoding Bol1p: protein MVCSGQMKETCQVSEMTNQKENRSKAEQRAMFRQAMSTEGPMAQAILKQLERSFPDYRSFAFGLYNDSYKHKGHAGMQGLTSAETHFRIEMVSKRFEGVKLPQRHRMVYSLLQDELAQTNGIHALQLSLKTPEEYKSRAK from the coding sequence ATGGTTTGTAGTGGCcaaatgaaagaaactTGTCAAGTCTCGGAAATgacaaatcaaaaagagaacAGAAGCAAGGCAGAACAAAGAGCGATGTTCAGGCAAGCAATGAGCACCGAGGGTCCCATGGCGCAGGCCATCTTAAAACAACTGGAACGTAGTTTCCCAGACTACAGGTCCTTTGCGTTTGGACTGTACAACGACTCGTACAAGCACAAGGGCCATGCTGGCATGCAGGGCCTTACCTCTGCAGAGACACACTTCCGGATCGAGATGGTCAGCAAGAGATTCGAGGGTGTGAAACTACCACAGCGCCACCGTATGGTGTACTCCCTTTTGCAAGACGAGCTGGCCCAGACGAATGGCATCCATGCGTTGCAGCTGTCATTGAAGACTCCCGAGGAGTACAAGTCCAGGGCCAAGTAG
- the BOL3 gene encoding Bol3p has product MLRSRLVKTACWPRILTGPKLWYSTQVAMTPEEKMITDKLQQELQPEACKVQDVSGGCGSMFAINVTSKKFNGLTLIKQHQLVNRILKEDISRWHGLQLTTKKVSVKNPKSS; this is encoded by the coding sequence ATGCTACGTTCCAGATTGGTGAAGACAGCTTGCTGGCCAAGGATCCTAACGGGGCCAAAGCTGTGGTACTCTACGCAGGTGGCCATGACCCCGGAGGAGAAGATGATCACCGATAAACTGCAACAGGAGCTGCAGCCGGAAGCTTGCAAAGTGCAAGACGTATCCGGTGGTTGCGGGTCCATGTTCGCCATCAATGTCACTAGTAAGAAGTTTAACGGGCTGACTCTCATCAAGCAGCACCAGCTGGTAAATAGGATCCTGAAGGAAGACATCTCTAGGTGGCATGGCCTGCAATTGACCACTAAGAAGGTAAGCGTGAAGAATCCGAAATCGTCGTGA
- the GCV3 gene encoding glycine decarboxylase subunit H: MLRTTRLWTTRMPAVGRLFLRNNSSNALNKNKLPFLYSSQGPQAVRYTAQHEWIAVHQDKIAFVGITKYATDALGDATYVELPDVGTQIAQSESLGSIESVKSASEIYQPADGTVQEINTHLEENPGVVNEDPMGDGWLVKMKLDDNVNVEQVEGLMSLEQYEKTLVHDD, translated from the coding sequence ATGCTACGTACCACTAGACTATGGACTACTCGCATGCCTGCCGTGGGCAGGCTGTTTCTAAGAAACAACTCCAGCAACGCtctgaacaagaacaagctGCCCTTCTTGTACTCATCCCAGGGACCACAGGCCGTGAGATACACAGCTCAGCATGAATGGATAGCTGTGCACCAGGACAAAATCGCCTTCGTCGGGATCACGAAGTATGCTACTGACGCCCTGGGGGACGCGACCTATGTCGAGCTGCCAGACGTGGGCACCCAGATCGCCCAGAGCGAATCGCTAGGGTCCATTGAGTCTGTCAAATCAGCCTCGGAGATCTACCAGCCTGCCGATGGTACTGTGCAGGAGATCAACACCCACCTGGAGGAGAACCCGGGCGTGGTCAACGAGGACCCTATGGGAGACGGCTGGTTGGTTAAGATGAAGCTGGACGACAACGTCAACGTGGAACAGGTCGAGGGCCTGATGTCGCTGGAGCAGTATGAGAAGACACTGGTCCACGACGATTAA
- the ERV46 gene encoding retrograde cargo receptor ERV46 has product MKRSTLLSLDAFAKTEEDVRVRTKAGGLITLSCILTTLFLLVNEWRQFNSVVTRPQLVVDRDRHAKLELNVDVTFPSMPCDLVNLDIMDDSGELQLDILDAGFTMTRLDREGNSVGDAAELHVGGNGEAVTPANDDPNYCGPCYGSKDQTQNDNLAQADKVCCQDCDAVRSAYLESGWAFFDGKNIEQCEREGYVNRINEHLHEGCRIEGSAQINRIQGNIHFAPGKPYQNIHGHFHDTSLYDKTSDLNFNHIVNHLSFGKPIQSHHKLLANAKRHGDAVASTAPLDGRQVFPDIATHFHQFSYFAKIVPTRYEYLDSEVIETAQFSATYHSRPLIGGRDKDHPNTIHTRGGIPGLFVFFEMSPLKVINKEQHGQSWSGFILNCITSIGGVLAVGTVMDKLLYKAQRSIWGKKSQ; this is encoded by the coding sequence ATGAAGAGGTCCACGTTGCTGTCGCTGGACGCATTCGCTAAGACCGAAGAGGACGTGCGGGTCCGCACCAAGGCCGGCGGGCTGATCACGCTGTCATGTATCCTGACCACGCTATTCCTGCTAGTGAACGAATGGAGACAATTCAACTCTGTAGTAACTCGGCCGCAGCTGGTGGTAGACCGTGATCGTCACGCGAAGCTGGAGCTGAACGTGGACGTGACGTTCCCGTCGATGCCATGCGACCTGGTGAACCTCGACATCATGGACGACTCTGGGGAGCTGCAACTGGACATACTTGATGCCGGATTCACGATGACCAGGCTGGACCGTGAGGGCAATTCCGTGGGTGACGCTGCTGAACTGCATGTTGGTGGGAATGGCGAAGCTGTCACGCCGGCCAACGACGACCCCAACTACTGTGGGCCCTGCTACGGTTCCAAGGACCAGACACAAAACGACAATTTGGCTCAGGCAGACAAGGTGTGCTGTCAAGACTGTGACGCGGTGAGGTCCGCGTATCTGGAGTCAGGATGGGCGTTTTTTGACGGGAAGAACATCGAGCAATGTGAAAGAGAGGGCTACGTGAACAGGATTAACGAGCACCTACACGAGGGTTGCCGGATCGAGGGGTCTGCGCAGATCAACCGAATTCAGGGGAACATCCACTTTGCTCCTGGCAAGCCATACCAGAACATCCATGGCCACTTCCACGATACTTCGCTGTACGACAAGACATCCGACCTGAACTTCAACCACATCGTCAATCACCTGAGCTTCGGCAAGCCAATCCAGTCGCACCACAAACTGCTGGCCAACGCCAAGCGCCACGGCGACGCCGTGGCCTCCACGGCCCCCTTGGACGGGCGCCAGGTGTTTCCGGACATTGCCACGCACTTTCACCAGTTCTCGTACTTTGCCAAGATCGTCCCCACCAGGTACGAGTACCTAGACAGTGAGGTCATCGAGACCGCTCAGTTCAGTGCCACGTACCACTCGCGACCCCTCATTGGTGGGAGGGATAAGGACCACCCCAACACGATCCACACCAGGGGCGGCATCCCGGGCCTGTTCGTGTTCTTCGAGATGTCTCCGCTTAAGGTCATCAACAAGGAACAACACGGCCAGAGCTGGTCCGGCTTCATCCTGAACTGTATCACCAGCATTGGCGGTGTCCTGGCTGTGGGCACCGTCATGGACAAGCTGCTCTACAAGGCGCAGAGATCGATTTGGGGCAAGAAGAGCCAGTAG
- the PTA1 gene encoding RNA-processing protein PTA1, whose translation MVANSRHRDSRSSAMSSAEMEQLLQAKTLAMHNNPTEMLPKVLETTASMYHNGNLSKLRLPLAKFFTQLVLDVVSVDSPIANTERPFIAAQYLPVLLAMAQSTTDVLVYKNIVLIMCASYSLVLDLVAKTSNAETFDQLCALKAFVLSHWRTAYPLQTTTHDEGDVEPWLAQIDKNVGVKLATIKFMSEAVLAQTKSSNGNDINSASVPDNHPVLNRSALENEAKKLLDTLLNYLIEEQYMVSPVFIGIINTLSFIIKRRPQTTIRILSGLLRFNVDAKFPLEGKPDLNYRLSKRFVERAYKNFVQFGLKNQIITKSLSSGSGSGSSIYSKLTKISQTLHVIGEETKSKGILNFDPSKGNSKKSLSKQDKLKYISLWKRQLSTLQSTAAVERKASLPVPALTAVASTENMLDQLKILQKYTLNKASHQGNHFFNNSPKPITNTYSSVYSLMNSSNSNQDVTQLPNDTLIKLSTEAILQMDTTRLISGLSIVASRYTDLMNTYVNSVPSSSSXKRKSDDDEDDDDVNNGDDDGLADNSKKVKVEVEEPTEDPEDPEDDDRMQKMLQDETAQEDAGGATRPSSTAREIAPPFQPDSLTQDEKLNYLTRLTTKLFELSNRQDSTPASKSLPPSPILLDDDDSSSWLHVLIRLVTRGIAAQEASDLIREQLLAFFIQDFEQRVSLIIEWLNEEWFFQTSLRQEPANYNKWSLQVLESLGPFLENNHRRFFIRLMSELPSLHAGHLDALKPICLDPARSSLGFQTLKFLVMFRPPVQAIVRDLLLQLKQEDEGLHKQCDSLLDRLQ comes from the coding sequence ATGGTTGCTAACAGCAGGCACAGAGACAGCAGGAGCAGTGCAATGTCGTCAGCAGAGATGGAGCAGTTGCTACAGGCCAAGACGCTGGCCATGCACAACAACCCGACGGAGATGCTACCCAAGGTCCTCGAGACCACGGCGTCCATGTACCACAACGGCAACCTCAGCAAGCTGAGGTTGCCCCTAGCCAAGTTCTTCACACAGTTGGTGCTGGACGTGGTGTCCGTAGACTCGCCAATTGCCAACACGGAGAGGCCGTTCATCGCGGCACAGTACCTGCCCGTGCTTCTTGCCATGGCACAGTCCACCACGGATGTTCTGGTGTACAAGAACATCGTGCTCATCATGTGTGCGTCATACTCGCTGGTGCTAGACCTGGTCGCCAAGACGTCGAATGCGGAGACGTTCGACCAGCTGTGCGCATTGAAGGCGTTTGTACTCTCGCACTGGAGGACCGCGTACCCGTTGCAAACTACCACTCACGACGAGGGCGACGTCGAGCCATGGCTGGCACAGATCGATAAGAACGTGGGTGTCAAGCTGGCCACGATCAAGTTCATGTCCGAGGCCGTGCTGGCTCAGACCAAGTCCTCCAACGGCAACGACATCAACTCCGCCAGCGTCCCCGACAACCACCCTGTGCTAAACCGGTCGGCACTGGAGAACGAGGCCAAGAAACTGCTGGACACGCTGCTAAACTACCTCATCGAGGAGCAGTACATGGTCTCGCCTGTCTTTATCGGCATCATCAACACCCTGTccttcatcatcaagaGACGTCCACAGACAACCATAAGAATTCTTTCCGGCCTCTTGCGGTTCAACGTCGACGCCAAGTTCCCGTTGGAGGGCAAGCCGGACCTGAACTACAGATTGTCCAAGAGGTTTGTAGAGAGAGCGTACAAGAACTTCGTGCAGTTCGGGCTGAAAAACCAGATCATCACCAAATCATTGTCGTCGGGCTCGGGCTCAGGCTCATCGATCTATTCCAAGTTGACCAAGATCTCACAGACACTACACGTAATTGGTGAAGAAACCAAGAGCAAGGGTATCCTGAACTTCGACCCCTCCAAGGGCAACAGTAAGAAAAGTTTGTCCAAGCAGGATAAACTGAAGTACATCTCGCTATGGAAAAGACAGCTATCTACGCTACAGTCCACCGCGGCCGTGGAAAGGAAGGCCTCTTTGCCCGTTCCTGCCCTCACAGCAGTAGCCTCAACGGAAAACATGCTCGATCAATTGAAAATCCTACAGAAATACACCCTCAACAAGGCCTCCCACCAGGGAAACcacttcttcaacaactCGCCCAAACCTATCACCAACACGTACTCGTCCGTGTACTCGCTGATGAACAGCTCGAACTCCAATCAGGACGTGACCCAGCTGCCCAACGACACGCTGATCAAGCTGTCCACGGAGGCTATCTTGCAAATGGACACCACGAGACTAATATCCGGGTTGTCTATCGTCGCTTCAAGGTACACGGACCTGATGAACACGTACGTGAACTCGGTACCGTCCTCGTCGTCCYCGAAGAGAAAGTCAgacgatgacgaagacgatgacgacgtAAACAACGGCGACGACGACGGCCTGGCGGACAACAGCAAGAAAGTCAAAGTCGAGGTAGAGGAGCCAACGGAGGACCCCGAGGACCCCGAAGACGACGACCGCATGCAAAAGATGCTACAAGATGAAACCGCTCAAGAGGACGCGGGCGGTGCCACCCGACCCAGCTCCACCGCGAGGGAGATTGCGCCCCCCTTCCAACCTGACTCATTGACGCAGGATGAAAAGCTAAACTACCTTACCAGGCTGACCACGAAGTTGTTTGAGCTGTCCAACCGCCAGGACTCCACCCCAGCGTCAAAGTCGCTGCCGCCCTCCCCCATCCTACTGGACGACGACGACTCGTCGTCGTGGCTCCACGTCCTTATAAGACTGGTCACGAGGGGAATTGCAGCCCAGGAGGCCAGCGACCTCATCCGCGAACAACTGCTCGCCTTCTTCATCCAGGACTTCGAGCAGCGCGTCAGCCTGATCATCGAGTGGCTCAACGAGGAATGGTTCTTCCAGACCTCGCTGCGCCAGGAACCGGCCAACTACAACAAGTGGTCCCTGCAGGTGCTCGAGTCCCTGGGGCCGTTCCTGGAAAACAACCACAGACGGTTCTTCATCCGCCTCATGAGCGAGCTGCCCAGCCTCCACGCCGGCCACCTCGATGCCCTCAAGCCCATATGCCTGGACCCGGCCAGAAGTTCGCTGGGGTTCCAGACGCTCAAGTTCCTTGTCATGTTCAGACCCCCAGTGCAGGCCATTGTTCGCGACCTGCTCCTCCAGCTCAAGCAGGAGGACGAAGGCTTGCACAAGCAGTGCGACTCCCTCTTGGACAGACTGCAATGA